In Alphaproteobacteria bacterium US3C007, one genomic interval encodes:
- a CDS encoding ThuA domain-containing protein, whose product MKAVLFVGGWQGHKPTDFAQWCSDLLMADGYVVEIYDTLVPLEQPETLSDVNVIIPIWSSARSSHQPEFGNMTKKQEDGLLKLVASGCGLAGWHGHMGDAFRDRPTYHFLIGGQFVAHPPGWPDNPIPSDDFVSYDVTITRPNDPIVKGIKSFELVSEQYFMLTDASNEVLATTTFSGVHLWWIEGTVVPVIWKRRWDKGRIFYCSIGHRLEDLKVPDVTEIVKRGISWAARKLDD is encoded by the coding sequence ATGAAGGCGGTTTTATTCGTAGGGGGCTGGCAAGGCCATAAGCCAACTGATTTTGCACAATGGTGCTCTGACTTGTTGATGGCGGACGGATATGTCGTTGAAATCTACGATACGCTCGTGCCTCTAGAGCAGCCCGAAACCTTATCTGATGTGAATGTCATCATACCCATTTGGTCAAGCGCGCGATCTTCTCATCAGCCCGAATTTGGGAATATGACAAAAAAACAGGAGGATGGACTACTAAAATTGGTTGCCTCGGGCTGCGGCTTAGCCGGATGGCATGGTCATATGGGGGATGCCTTCCGCGATCGCCCAACCTATCACTTTTTGATCGGGGGGCAATTTGTCGCCCATCCTCCAGGTTGGCCCGATAATCCTATTCCATCGGATGATTTCGTTTCTTATGACGTGACCATAACCCGGCCCAATGACCCGATCGTAAAAGGTATCAAAAGTTTCGAGCTCGTTTCCGAACAGTATTTTATGTTAACCGATGCCTCAAATGAAGTGTTGGCGACCACGACTTTTTCAGGCGTTCATTTATGGTGGATCGAAGGCACTGTCGTGCCAGTAATTTGGAAACGCAGATGGGATAAGGGACGCATTTTCTATTGTTCAATCGGGCACCGCCTTGAGGATTTGAAAGTGCCAGATGTGACAGAAATCGTAAAACGTGGAATTTCTTGGGCTGCTCGAAAACTTGATGATTGA